CCTCGGCCGCGGCCCGGGCCCCGGCTCCGGCCCGGAGGCCCAGCCGTGGGTACGATGCTGCCCAGCTCCATCCAGATATCGGGGGAGCCGCTGTCAGGCGCCGAAGTGCGGGACATCTGCCGCGGCCTGCGCGACAACGCCGTGCGCCTGCTCTCACTGCGCGGCTGCCGTCTCTGCGACCGCGACTTCGGCCGCATCTGCCGGGCCCTggccggggccacgtccctggcGCAGCTCAACCTTAACCTGGGCGTCGTGTCCAGCCCCAGCCGCATCAAGCAGCTGGCGGAGGCGCTGCGGACCAACCGCTCCATCCAGTCCCTCTTGTGAGTGCGCTCCCTCTAAAAGGGGTCCCGGGCACCGCACCCCTCCTCGCACTCCCCCTGCCATCTCCTGTTCCTCCGCACACCTTCTGGTACCTGTCTTTGCACCAGCCTACCTTCTCACCCCTTATTCACGCACCTCATTATTCTGCCCATACCTCCACAACACCCTCCAAGCTCCTGCCTCACCTCCAGACTTTGAACACCAGCTCCACCCCAAATGATATAGGATACCCACCCCTTCCTGGCAGGGCCCGTGTACCTCCCAACCTAATCACCCGCATTGACTTCTCCGGGGTAGCTGCTCAGTACCCAAGAAGGAATACTCCCCTGAGGACTAGATCCCTGCCCCTACGTTCTGTCCAAAACACCACCCACACACCCTTTCTCTGTGTTCTGATCTGGATCCCAGTCCCTGCCCcagaaaagaaactgaattttccCCTTCTAACTGCATTCTTAAGagtctagaattttcttttttccttcccaaggCCTCTCCCAACTGCTGTGACTGAATGTCCCCCTCAGCTCTACAGCTCACCATAAGGGAGGGTGCCCCTTCCTCCTTACAGTAAGGGCTGATGACTGCAGTAACCTCTGCTCTCTGGTCTCACCCCCCAGCCTGCATGGGAGCCCTCTGACAGATGCGGGGCTGGCCTTGTTGAATCCAGCTCTGGCCCTCCACCCTGCCCTCGTGGCTCTGGACCTGGGGGACTGCATGCTAGGTGATGAAGCCATCAACCTCATCTGTGGCCTCCTCCCCCCTGATGGGGCCAAGTCTGGTGAGCAGGGCCCCGCTGAGGGCATGGGCTAATGTGGCCTTCATGAAAAGCTCAGTGCAGAGGGCAGGGGGCATGGCCCAGAGATGAGGGCTCTGACTGTGTGGGTGAGAATGTTTTTCGAATCCTCTTAGGAGGGAGAAGGATTGGGAGCTGAGCAGGATGGAGACTCAGGTATCCAGGCTGCAGCGGGCAGGAAAGGCATGGGCCGCTAATGTCCCTGGAGCTCTGTGGAGGAGGTGGGGTAGCTCTCAGTCACTAGGGATACCCCAGAGATCCCCAGGTGGGGGATGGGCTTGAGAAAGGCCTGACCCTCTCCATCCTGGCTTCTCGCTATGATGCTGCCCAGGCTTGAAGGAGCTGACGCTGAGCGCCAACCCTGGCATCACCCCTAAGGGCTGGAGCCGCCTCGCCATTGCCGTGGCCCACAGCTCCCAGGTCCGCGTCCTCAATCTGGACTACAACCCCCTGGGTGAGGCTCAAGAAAGCCCCCTTTGATTCTCACCACCCCTCACCCCTGTCCAAGAACCTGGGACCATCAGTTGCCATGGTAACCAGCACACTGGCGGAGGAAAGAAGAAGGGGGGTTCTGGGTGGAAGTAGAGGAGCCACCTGTGTTGAGGACCAGATGACCAACAGGTAGATCAGAGCATCCATCACCGCCCCTGGGCCTGGCTTgcttcatccattcactcatcagTCACAATGCTCCCCTCCTGGCCACCTACCAATTGCCAGCGTTTCCTGGCCTGGGGGTGGATTCTAAGGTTGTCAGGGCAGTGGGGAGGCTGTGGGGAGAAAGGGTCAGCAGGCCTGTGAATGACTGCTGGTGAGTGTGTGCACGTGTACTATCTCCCCAGGTGACCATGTGGCAGGGATGCTGGCTGTAGCTGTGGCCTCCAGCCGCACCTTAGAGGTCCTAGACTTGGAGGGTACAGGGCTCACCAACCAGTCAGCTCAGGTGAGAAGCCTTCATGTTTGGGGATGGGCCAGGGGTTGAGGTTAGCCAGTGTGTCTGTGGACATACTGAAGGGGTGGCAGGTTGGAGTCAGGAGCTGCCTTAACTGTGTTCATCCTTTTCCGTACTCTTCCCCACTGCAGACCCTGCTGGACATGGTGGAAAATTACCCCACAGCTTTGCGGAGTCTGGTGTTGGCTGAGAACAGCATTAGCCCGGAG
Above is a genomic segment from Eubalaena glacialis isolate mEubGla1 chromosome 7, mEubGla1.1.hap2.+ XY, whole genome shotgun sequence containing:
- the LRRC73 gene encoding leucine-rich repeat-containing protein 73 isoform X1; translation: MLPSSIQISGEPLSGAEVRDICRGLRDNAVRLLSLRGCRLCDRDFGRICRALAGATSLAQLNLNLGVVSSPSRIKQLAEALRTNRSIQSLFLHGSPLTDAGLALLNPALALHPALVALDLGDCMLGDEAINLICGLLPPDGAKSGLKELTLSANPGITPKGWSRLAIAVAHSSQVRVLNLDYNPLGDHVAGMLAVAVASSRTLEVLDLEGTGLTNQSAQTLLDMVENYPTALRSLVLAENSISPELQQQICDLLSEGEEEEEVAGGAGDSQERERGREPAAHQRGSSSWMCPSDPSSQMVLMTSGLGDSLLAETEM
- the LRRC73 gene encoding leucine-rich repeat-containing protein 73 isoform X2, translated to MLPSSIQISGEPLSGAEVRDICRGLRDNAVRLLSLRGCRLCDRDFGRICRALAGATSLAQLNLNLGVVSSPSRIKQLAEALRTNRSIQSLFLHGSPLTDAGLALLNPALALHPALVALDLGDCMLGDEAINLICGLLPPDGAKSGDHVAGMLAVAVASSRTLEVLDLEGTGLTNQSAQTLLDMVENYPTALRSLVLAENSISPELQQQICDLLSEGEEEEEVAGGAGDSQERERGREPAAHQRGSSSWMCPSDPSSQMVLMTSGLGDSLLAETEM